The following proteins are co-located in the Haloarcula marismortui ATCC 43049 genome:
- the nosZ gene encoding TAT-dependent nitrous-oxide reductase, with translation MSKHETPRDPNEVLEEYEETLDSVLAEVESPDEATTDDDISLGLPGLSLGRRDFMKAGVAAGAMGSVAGCSALSGGDSSAGSQSTPSSSGASHTVEPGEHDEYYGFWSGGHSGELRVIGIPSMRELTRIPVFNTDCASGYGFTDGTQEMLEEGGGYSWGDNHHPNLSETDGDYDGEYLYVNDKANGRIARVNLTYFETDAITDVPNMQAIHGCCVLSPDTKYVLGNGEFRAPLPNDGTDAKNPDNYTSLFVAVDPDSMETQWQVKVDGNLDIVDTGKEGRWAISSAYNSEEATDIQGMTKDDRDNVKAFDIPAIEQAVENGNYEEVNGIPVVDGTQGSSLNQGDRPVVKYIPTPKSPHCVEVGPNGDYAFIAGKLSPTVTMLDLNALADSSDPDEVVAGRPRVGLGPLHTTFDGNGHAYTSLFIDSQTVKWDIQAAVEAEEGSEDSIIEKQDVHYNPGHIQALEAMTTDPDGEWLVSLNKLSKDRFLPVGPIMPDNDQLIHIGQGEKEMELVADHPAYPEPHDCVFAHKDKIDAKKVYDKDDYEETYITEEDSGVERTGENSVHVKMTTKRSEFGLPDFTVQEGDEVKLSTTNIEGVQDIIHGVAIPEHDINYAVAPQDTREVTFTADDPGVYWIYCTYFCSALHLEMRSRMIVEPAEG, from the coding sequence ATGAGTAAGCACGAAACCCCACGCGACCCGAACGAAGTCCTCGAAGAGTACGAAGAAACGCTCGACTCGGTGCTGGCGGAGGTCGAGTCCCCCGATGAGGCGACAACGGATGACGACATCTCCCTGGGACTACCCGGCCTTTCGCTCGGTCGCCGGGACTTCATGAAAGCCGGCGTCGCCGCCGGTGCGATGGGGTCGGTGGCCGGCTGTTCAGCGTTGAGCGGCGGCGACAGCAGCGCTGGCAGCCAGTCAACGCCCTCGAGCAGCGGTGCGAGTCACACGGTCGAGCCGGGCGAACACGACGAGTACTACGGCTTCTGGTCCGGCGGCCACTCTGGCGAACTGCGGGTCATCGGCATCCCGTCGATGCGTGAACTCACCCGTATTCCGGTGTTCAACACCGACTGTGCGTCGGGCTATGGCTTCACCGACGGCACGCAGGAGATGCTGGAGGAAGGCGGTGGCTACAGCTGGGGTGACAACCACCACCCGAACCTCTCGGAGACGGACGGCGACTACGATGGCGAGTATCTGTACGTCAACGACAAGGCCAATGGCCGCATCGCCCGCGTGAACCTCACGTACTTCGAGACGGACGCAATCACTGACGTCCCGAACATGCAGGCCATCCACGGGTGCTGTGTCCTTTCGCCAGACACGAAGTACGTACTGGGCAACGGCGAGTTCCGCGCGCCGCTGCCAAACGATGGGACCGACGCGAAGAACCCGGACAACTACACGTCGCTGTTCGTCGCCGTCGACCCCGACTCGATGGAGACCCAGTGGCAGGTCAAAGTCGACGGGAACCTCGACATCGTCGACACCGGCAAAGAAGGTCGGTGGGCCATCTCCTCGGCGTACAACAGCGAGGAGGCCACCGACATTCAGGGCATGACGAAGGACGACCGGGACAACGTCAAGGCCTTCGACATCCCGGCTATTGAGCAGGCTGTCGAGAACGGCAACTACGAGGAGGTCAACGGCATCCCCGTCGTCGACGGCACGCAGGGAAGTTCGCTCAACCAGGGCGACCGCCCCGTCGTGAAGTACATTCCGACGCCGAAAAGCCCCCACTGCGTCGAGGTCGGGCCGAACGGCGACTACGCTTTCATCGCGGGGAAGCTCTCCCCGACGGTGACGATGCTCGACCTGAACGCGCTGGCCGACTCCTCCGACCCCGATGAGGTCGTCGCCGGGCGACCGCGTGTTGGGCTCGGCCCGCTTCACACCACCTTCGATGGGAACGGGCACGCCTACACGTCGCTGTTCATCGACTCTCAGACAGTCAAATGGGACATTCAGGCCGCCGTCGAGGCCGAAGAAGGGTCCGAGGACTCCATCATCGAGAAGCAGGACGTCCACTACAACCCGGGCCACATTCAGGCCCTTGAGGCGATGACGACCGACCCGGACGGAGAGTGGCTCGTCAGCCTCAACAAGCTCTCGAAAGACCGGTTCCTCCCGGTCGGCCCCATCATGCCCGATAACGACCAGCTTATCCACATCGGGCAAGGTGAAAAAGAGATGGAACTGGTCGCGGACCATCCGGCCTACCCCGAGCCACACGACTGCGTGTTCGCCCACAAAGACAAGATAGACGCCAAGAAGGTCTACGACAAGGACGACTACGAGGAGACCTACATTACCGAGGAGGACTCGGGTGTCGAGCGCACGGGCGAGAACAGCGTCCACGTCAAGATGACGACCAAGCGCTCGGAGTTCGGCCTGCCGGACTTCACGGTTCAGGAGGGCGACGAGGTGAAACTGTCCACGACCAACATCGAGGGCGTACAGGACATCATCCACGGCGTTGCCATCCCCGAGCACGACATCAATTACGCCGTGGCGCCACAGGACACCCGGGAGGTCACGTTCACCGCTGACGACCCCGGCGTGTACTGGATCTACTGCACGTACTTCTGTAGCGCCCTGCACTTGGAGATGCGCAGCCGGATGATCGTCGAACCGGCGGAGGGGTAG
- a CDS encoding IclR family transcriptional regulator, with amino-acid sequence MTDDADTQNTGRRIQSVENACEIIEAVQEANSATLQELSERIELSQGTLHTYLATLTDCGFLTKDNDTYQLGFRFVTMGEHVRNETELYTAGQEEVDKLADRSGEYVHLVVENDGREVAIYERRGEHAVGMDYHLQLREAPQHLHDSASGKAILSCLPDERVEKIIDREGLSQQTQHTITDRETLCDELETIQERGYATNDEEEIRGLRAVGAPILDNDGTVVGAVSVTAPTSRLKGARFDSEIPEMVMEAANLIEVNLEMTSFDRST; translated from the coding sequence ATGACCGACGACGCCGACACACAAAACACGGGCCGGCGGATACAGTCCGTGGAGAACGCCTGCGAAATCATCGAAGCCGTACAAGAGGCAAACAGCGCGACATTGCAGGAACTGAGCGAGCGAATCGAACTCTCCCAGGGAACGCTGCACACGTATCTTGCGACCCTGACCGACTGTGGCTTTCTCACGAAGGACAACGACACGTACCAGCTTGGCTTTCGGTTCGTCACGATGGGCGAACACGTCCGCAACGAGACAGAGCTCTACACTGCCGGCCAGGAGGAAGTCGACAAACTGGCCGACAGGTCCGGTGAGTACGTCCATCTGGTCGTCGAAAACGACGGCCGCGAAGTCGCCATCTACGAGCGGCGGGGCGAACACGCCGTCGGGATGGACTACCACCTCCAGTTGCGGGAGGCCCCACAACACCTCCACGACAGCGCTTCGGGGAAGGCAATCCTCTCGTGTCTCCCGGACGAGCGCGTTGAGAAAATAATCGACCGGGAAGGCCTTTCACAACAGACACAGCACACGATTACGGACCGAGAGACGCTCTGTGACGAGCTAGAAACAATTCAGGAGCGAGGATACGCGACAAACGACGAGGAAGAGATCCGTGGCCTCCGGGCAGTCGGTGCGCCGATTTTGGACAACGATGGGACCGTTGTTGGCGCGGTCAGTGTGACTGCACCGACCAGCCGTCTGAAAGGGGCCCGCTTCGACAGCGAAATTCCTGAGATGGTGATGGAGGCAGCGAACCTCATCGAAGTCAATCTCGAAATGACCTCGTTTGACCGGAGCACGTAA
- the gdhB gene encoding glutamate dehydrogenase GdhB: MSTQKEPPEQATDEDESPIATARRQLERAAEHLDLSEGMLEQLRHPSKTVEVSVPIHRTDGSVEVFNGYRVQHFEVRGPYKGGMRYHPSVSAEECTALAMLMTWKCAVMDLPFGGAKGGIVVDPSTLDAQETEQLTRRFAEELREVVGPTKDIPAPDMGTDEQTVAWFMDAYSMQEGETVPGIVTGKPTAVGGTHGREEAPGRSVAIVAREALDYYDGSVEGATVAVQGFGAVGANAARLLDSWGASVVAVSDVDGGIYDESGLDIESISADGDEHGQLGAVDAPRQLSNAELLELDVDVLIPAAVGNVLTEENAADVQASIIVEGANGPTTTAADTVFEERNIPVIPDILANAGGVTVSYFEWLQHINRRSWSREEVNDELEAEMLDAWEALQAEVEDRDVTWRTAAYIVALSRIGDAMNARGLWP, encoded by the coding sequence ATGAGCACACAGAAGGAGCCACCAGAGCAAGCGACAGACGAGGACGAATCGCCAATCGCGACTGCCCGCCGCCAACTGGAGCGAGCGGCCGAACACCTCGACCTTTCTGAGGGGATGCTTGAACAGCTCCGTCACCCATCGAAAACTGTCGAGGTATCCGTTCCGATCCACCGGACAGACGGGAGTGTTGAAGTGTTCAACGGATATCGCGTCCAGCACTTCGAGGTCCGAGGGCCATACAAAGGCGGTATGCGATACCACCCAAGCGTCTCCGCCGAGGAGTGTACGGCGCTGGCGATGTTGATGACGTGGAAGTGCGCGGTGATGGACCTGCCCTTCGGCGGCGCGAAGGGCGGCATCGTCGTCGACCCGTCGACGCTCGACGCACAGGAGACCGAGCAGTTGACCCGCCGGTTCGCCGAGGAACTACGCGAAGTCGTCGGGCCGACAAAAGACATCCCTGCACCCGATATGGGGACCGACGAGCAGACCGTCGCCTGGTTCATGGACGCGTATTCGATGCAGGAAGGCGAGACGGTTCCCGGAATTGTGACCGGCAAGCCGACGGCAGTCGGCGGGACGCACGGCCGTGAGGAGGCACCCGGCCGAAGCGTCGCTATCGTTGCCCGCGAAGCACTCGACTACTACGATGGGAGCGTCGAGGGAGCCACTGTGGCTGTACAGGGCTTCGGCGCTGTGGGCGCGAACGCCGCACGCCTCCTCGATTCCTGGGGCGCCTCCGTTGTCGCTGTCAGCGATGTCGACGGCGGTATCTACGACGAATCCGGCCTCGATATCGAATCCATTTCCGCCGATGGTGACGAGCACGGCCAGCTGGGGGCTGTTGACGCACCACGTCAGCTATCCAACGCCGAGCTACTGGAACTCGATGTCGATGTCCTCATTCCCGCAGCAGTCGGGAACGTCCTGACCGAGGAGAACGCTGCGGACGTGCAGGCGAGCATTATTGTCGAAGGAGCGAACGGCCCGACAACGACAGCGGCCGATACAGTGTTTGAGGAACGCAATATCCCAGTCATCCCGGATATCCTCGCCAACGCCGGTGGCGTCACCGTGAGCTACTTCGAATGGCTCCAGCACATCAACCGACGGAGCTGGTCCCGGGAAGAAGTCAACGACGAACTCGAAGCCGAGATGCTCGATGCCTGGGAGGCCCTGCAGGCCGAAGTCGAGGATCGCGATGTCACGTGGCGAACGGCTGCCTATATTGTCGCGCTCTCGCGAATCGGTGACGCTATGAACGCCCGTGGGCTATGGCCGTAA
- a CDS encoding plastocyanin/azurin family copper-binding protein, with translation METRRTFVRGLGLAAGVALAGCSSGGGSDSGDDGDSGSGGDASDGGETESSDGGSGSEWAETSTVEMTDELAYEPKKIQVESGTTVTFENVGSIGHTVTAYEEEIPDGANYFASGGFDSLQAAKDGYSNGQKGNIPKGESYEVTLETTGTYEYYCIPHEMNGMVGTIKVV, from the coding sequence ATGGAAACGCGTAGAACATTCGTACGCGGTCTGGGTCTCGCGGCTGGAGTCGCGCTGGCTGGCTGTTCGTCGGGCGGCGGGTCCGACAGTGGCGATGACGGCGATTCGGGGAGCGGCGGTGACGCGTCAGACGGCGGCGAGACCGAGTCCAGTGACGGCGGGAGCGGGTCCGAGTGGGCCGAGACGAGCACCGTCGAAATGACGGACGAACTGGCATACGAGCCGAAGAAAATCCAGGTCGAGTCAGGGACGACGGTCACGTTCGAGAACGTCGGTAGCATTGGCCACACGGTGACGGCCTACGAGGAGGAGATTCCCGACGGCGCGAACTACTTCGCGTCCGGCGGGTTCGACTCCCTGCAGGCCGCGAAAGACGGCTACAGCAACGGACAGAAGGGTAATATTCCGAAAGGTGAGAGCTACGAGGTCACGCTGGAGACGACCGGGACGTACGAGTACTACTGCATCCCCCACGAGATGAACGGGATGGTCGGCACAATCAAGGTGGTCTGA
- a CDS encoding DUF7260 family protein yields MSTTPAQDGTQWFLHTWRDHILEPIETALTVLDVEHTELAAEQDGLEDFLQRLRAVDPAQQPSAPVGARSRQSESGPVKALRDAYADTVLAVDHYESVYDESLVENVAIEFGPDYAALFHPETNVGFSPPLKRSLVAAAEQAIDERISLDRAVKIEQESMQEYHSSLQEIIETLDSTVVPEWYRETFRNDVTALLQERQDQLHASVHRFETHEFCTYMYEEQFWTYPVLTSLARLQESVDS; encoded by the coding sequence ATGTCAACGACGCCTGCGCAGGACGGCACGCAGTGGTTCCTGCACACATGGCGAGACCACATTCTCGAGCCGATAGAGACGGCTCTCACTGTGCTCGACGTGGAGCATACCGAGCTTGCAGCCGAGCAAGACGGGCTCGAGGACTTTCTACAGCGTCTGCGTGCCGTCGACCCCGCCCAACAGCCCTCCGCCCCCGTTGGTGCGCGAAGTCGACAGTCCGAATCTGGCCCCGTCAAAGCGCTACGGGACGCCTACGCCGACACGGTGCTGGCTGTCGACCATTACGAGTCAGTGTACGACGAATCGCTGGTCGAGAACGTCGCTATCGAGTTCGGGCCAGACTACGCAGCGCTGTTTCACCCTGAGACGAACGTCGGGTTCTCACCGCCGCTCAAACGCTCGCTGGTGGCCGCGGCTGAGCAAGCAATCGACGAACGGATCTCGCTGGACCGCGCTGTCAAAATCGAACAGGAATCGATGCAGGAGTACCACAGCAGTTTACAGGAGATCATCGAGACACTCGACAGCACAGTCGTGCCTGAGTGGTATCGCGAGACGTTCCGAAACGACGTTACAGCGCTGCTACAGGAGCGCCAAGACCAACTCCACGCAAGCGTTCACCGGTTCGAGACACACGAGTTCTGCACGTATATGTACGAAGAGCAGTTCTGGACGTATCCGGTGTTGACCAGTCTCGCGCGGCTACAGGAATCTGTGGACAGTTGA